One genomic segment of Helianthus annuus cultivar XRQ/B chromosome 14, HanXRQr2.0-SUNRISE, whole genome shotgun sequence includes these proteins:
- the LOC118486433 gene encoding protein POLLENLESS 3-like, with protein MWINKDPPKGFTFSTHQPEKNQTYSAPSYTHRPWPPPVTEKKWTAALSNPSNQLFHIIHNVPAGDSPYVRAKDVQGGVNK; from the exons ATGTGGATAAACAAAGACCCACCCAAAGGCTTCACATTCTCCACCCATCAGCCAGAAAAGAACCAGACTTATTCAGCGCCGTCGTACACCCACCGCCCATGGCCGCCACCGGTGACAGAGAAGAAGTGGACGGCCGCACTGTCTAACCCCAGTAATCAATTGTTTCACATTATTCATAATGTTCCTGCTGGTGATTCTCCCTATGTTCGAGCCAAAGATGTTCAG ggAGGGGTAAATAAGTAA